The following coding sequences are from one Ornithodoros turicata isolate Travis chromosome 1, ASM3712646v1, whole genome shotgun sequence window:
- the LOC135390831 gene encoding protein unc-13 homolog C-like, whose translation MPCTLSLCSLVKECTDIVRSLLIMAGDVESNPGPTTEEMMKEVLSNQKRDSKLMNEIRCDQKKIRKEISRNSNQLAELTERVKRVESLGDELIQSNHKVAELQQSVAQLLTRVDDLENRSRRNNLVIYGLQESEAESSSSLLNTVQNELLSSKLGVEVSSIERIHRLGRMVAGKVRPVIVRFYDYRERNLVLKNCHKLKGTKIVILEDFSQHVRSVRKKLWASCLGERLRGDKARLFYDKLEINGKRYFWNCDAESRQEMEPIANASAYRPATRSVTRANTLLSMGQDSSV comes from the coding sequence ATGCCGTGCACCCTCTCATTGTGTTCGTTGGTCAAAGAATGTACTGATATTGTACGATCTTTATTGATCATGGCTGGCGACGTAGAGTCAAATCCAGGCCCGACGACTGaggaaatgatgaaagaagtcttGAGCAATCAGAAACGTGACTCCAAGCTAATGAACGAAATACGTTGTGAccaaaagaaaataagaaaggaGATTTCCAGGAATTCAAATCAACTTGCGGAGCTGACGGAACGCGTAAAGAGAGTTGAAAGCCTCGGCGATGAATTGATACAATCTAATCACAAAGTTGCTGAACTTCAGCAAAGTGTAGCGCAGCTTCTTACTCGAGTTGATGACCTTGAAAATAGATCCAGGCGAAATAATTTAGTTATTTACGGTTTGCAAGAATCTGAAGCGGAATCCAGCTCCTCTCTTCTTAATACAGTTCAAAATGAACTGTTGTCTTCTAAGTTGGGCGTGGAGGTTTCTAGTATCGAAAGGATTCACAGACTAGGAAGGATGGTTGCGGGGAAAGTCCGTCCAGTAATCGTCAGGTTCTATGACTATCGAGAAAGGAACCTGGTTTTGAAAAATTGCCACAAACTAAAGGGAACAAAGATTGTGATTTTGGAAGACTTCTCTCAGCATGTACGTTCCGTTCGGAAGAAGTTGTGGGCATCTTGCCTCGGTGAGCGACTGAGAGGGGATAAAGCTCGTTTGTTTTACGATAAACTGGAAATTAACGGCAAGCGTTACTTTTGGAACTGTGACGCAGAATCTAGACAGGAGATGGAACCTATTGCTAATGCGTCTGCTTATCGCCCTGCAACGAGGTCAGTCACAAGAGCTAATACATTGTTGTCCATGGGACAAGATAGTTCAGTGTAG